The Formosa sp. Hel1_33_131 genome window below encodes:
- a CDS encoding T9SS type A sorting domain-containing protein: MIRFIFTFMTGTLVCFSQSLTVFDGSSISISPNSSVSVDGLELAPSEAYTFSGPNAIERSNSPVEVGESTSINRVYQLSAELSDYKGILNFSYLESELNFIAEGDLVLEVLDTNGVWINVEPVLDAVNNNLSYDFTEFIGFTSVTASDVSATLTVKPVTFDGYVRVYPNPTTDFLHIVSNTVQKATLFNIAGQKILETTAATELDVINLPSGVYLLNLQNSQNQISTFKIIKN, encoded by the coding sequence ATGATACGATTTATTTTCACATTCATGACTGGCACTCTAGTGTGTTTCAGTCAATCTCTCACTGTTTTTGACGGCAGTTCCATTAGCATTAGTCCCAATAGTTCTGTTTCAGTAGATGGTTTGGAACTGGCTCCTAGCGAAGCCTATACCTTTTCAGGACCGAATGCTATTGAACGTTCCAATTCACCCGTTGAGGTGGGCGAAAGTACAAGTATTAATAGAGTATATCAACTATCCGCTGAACTATCAGACTATAAAGGAATACTCAACTTTAGTTATTTAGAAAGTGAACTCAACTTCATAGCCGAAGGTGATTTGGTCTTAGAAGTACTGGACACGAACGGAGTTTGGATAAATGTTGAGCCAGTGCTTGATGCGGTAAATAACAACCTGAGTTACGACTTTACAGAATTTATTGGCTTTACGTCTGTCACGGCTAGTGACGTATCGGCAACGCTTACGGTCAAGCCAGTTACATTTGATGGTTATGTACGCGTCTATCCAAATCCTACAACAGATTTTTTGCACATTGTTTCCAACACGGTCCAAAAAGCCACACTCTTTAATATAGCAGGTCAAAAAATATTAGAAACCACCGCCGCTACTGAGTTGGATGTTATCAACCTCCCTTCAGGTGTTTATTTATTAAACTTACAAAACAGTCAAAACCAAATTTCAACTTTTAAAATCATAAAAAACTAA
- a CDS encoding SOUL family heme-binding protein, which produces MKIISILLGIVLLAFVIIQLFALNSQRNIETYPYKVTKKYDGFEIRTYDATLFTSVKLSTKNYKESSSKGFSILAGYIFGGNDRNEKIAMTSPVAMSLEDSMTMLFMVPKKFDKQTLPQPNQSQIKFREEPAKTVAAIAFNGWADDEKIETYKQKLITALDNEGIAFTNRFYFLGYNAPYEFFNRKNEVIVELQKEPLDH; this is translated from the coding sequence ATGAAAATAATATCAATTTTACTTGGAATCGTTCTCCTCGCTTTTGTCATCATACAGCTTTTTGCTTTAAATAGCCAACGGAATATTGAAACATATCCTTATAAAGTCACTAAAAAATATGACGGCTTTGAAATACGCACGTATGATGCCACTTTATTTACTTCCGTAAAACTCTCTACCAAAAACTATAAGGAATCCTCAAGTAAGGGTTTCTCCATTTTAGCAGGGTATATTTTTGGAGGTAACGATCGGAACGAAAAAATAGCGATGACCTCCCCTGTTGCCATGTCATTAGAAGATTCTATGACGATGCTATTTATGGTTCCAAAGAAATTTGACAAACAAACACTTCCTCAACCCAACCAATCACAAATAAAATTTAGGGAAGAACCTGCAAAAACGGTTGCCGCCATAGCATTTAACGGATGGGCAGACGATGAAAAAATTGAAACGTACAAACAGAAATTAATCACGGCGCTGGATAATGAAGGCATCGCTTTCACAAACAGATTTTACTTTTTGGGATACAATGCACCCTACGAATTTTTTAATCGAAAAAATGAAGTGATTGTAGAGTTGCAAAAAGAACCCCTTGACCACTAA
- a CDS encoding class I SAM-dependent DNA methyltransferase yields MSVEKAYNIWAHQYDINKNRTRDLDKKSTIETLSKFEFKNVLELGCGTGKNTSWLLEKATQIIGLDFSQEMLNKAKEKISNKKVVFKKADLNEDWEVENHFADLITSSLTLEHIEDLNHIFEQGNLKLKKNGLFFISELHPFKQYSGSKAQYETENGTQELEVYTHHISEYIDCANNNGLKLVEIKEWFDDTSPNGLPRLISILFEK; encoded by the coding sequence ATGAGTGTAGAAAAAGCTTACAATATTTGGGCTCATCAATATGATATAAATAAAAATCGAACAAGAGATTTAGATAAGAAATCAACTATCGAAACTTTAAGTAAATTCGAGTTTAAAAATGTATTAGAATTAGGTTGTGGAACAGGTAAAAACACAAGCTGGTTATTGGAAAAAGCAACACAAATAATTGGACTGGATTTTTCTCAAGAGATGCTCAACAAGGCCAAAGAAAAAATCTCAAACAAAAAAGTGGTTTTTAAAAAAGCGGATTTAAATGAAGACTGGGAAGTTGAAAACCATTTTGCAGATTTAATAACTAGTAGTTTAACTCTAGAACATATAGAGGATTTAAATCATATTTTTGAGCAAGGGAATCTGAAGTTAAAAAAAAATGGCTTATTTTTTATAAGTGAATTACATCCTTTTAAGCAATATTCAGGAAGTAAAGCACAATATGAAACTGAAAACGGAACGCAGGAATTAGAAGTATATACGCATCATATTTCGGAATATATTGATTGTGCTAATAACAATGGATTGAAATTGGTGGAAATAAAGGAATGGTTTGATGATACAAGTCCAAATGGACTCCCTAGATTGATCTCAATTTTATTTGAGAAATAA
- a CDS encoding lectin-like domain-containing protein → MSRISIFLCLLIISYSNYSQTGSCFEFNPDDFVLNGTAQLLNDEIVTLTEELNNQGGFLWSQNLVDFTYDFTLEAELNFGTIDSSGADGIAFVIQPLSSDQGSSGGGIGYQGISPSLAIEFDTWFNSNDPTTMDHIALVKNGLTGSLAAHSEFTPFTAVPNLEDGQWHALEIQWNAPEQLLTLVFQGVQIFSIAIDISNLLFSGSTDLFWGFTAATGGAVNLQQVKILEYCSIDSSCDTAPPTADSPQVFCNSTTLDALQIDGELIRFYSDNLGRTPLAPTSEITENTTVFVTQTIDNCESQDLISVDIIIEGAAVNLNLVDVAVCDITTSTNFDLTTLSSYFQSSVTITGCYNSILEAQNKTNEIQNLMGFEIQNDGQIIYLRIETSDCDEIQPLVFTSGNCTVVIPQAFSPNNDQFNDHFNIQNLYGVHLNHVLKIYSRLGVLVFQGDNDQKWMGYSKEGALVPVGTYFYVLELNNDTNERFAGWVYCNY, encoded by the coding sequence ATGAGTCGCATATCAATTTTTCTATGCCTTTTAATCATTTCTTACTCTAACTATTCTCAAACAGGTTCTTGTTTTGAATTTAATCCAGATGATTTTGTCTTGAATGGAACTGCACAACTGCTCAATGATGAGATCGTGACGCTCACTGAAGAATTAAATAATCAAGGGGGATTTCTGTGGTCTCAAAATTTGGTAGATTTTACATACGATTTCACATTAGAAGCAGAACTTAATTTTGGAACGATCGACAGCTCTGGAGCCGATGGCATCGCTTTTGTCATACAACCCTTATCGAGTGATCAAGGAAGTTCAGGGGGTGGAATTGGCTATCAAGGCATAAGCCCTTCTTTAGCCATTGAATTTGATACTTGGTTTAACTCTAATGATCCTACGACAATGGATCACATTGCATTGGTGAAAAATGGCCTCACTGGCAGTCTCGCTGCCCACAGTGAATTCACACCTTTTACAGCAGTCCCAAATTTAGAGGATGGACAGTGGCATGCCTTAGAAATACAATGGAATGCACCTGAACAATTGTTGACATTGGTTTTTCAGGGTGTTCAAATTTTTTCTATCGCCATCGATATATCTAACTTATTATTTAGTGGAAGTACCGACTTGTTTTGGGGATTTACGGCGGCAACAGGTGGAGCTGTGAATTTACAGCAAGTGAAAATATTAGAGTACTGCTCCATTGATAGTAGTTGCGACACCGCACCTCCTACTGCGGACTCTCCACAAGTGTTCTGTAATTCCACAACCTTAGACGCACTTCAAATAGACGGAGAGTTGATCCGATTTTACAGCGATAATCTTGGTCGAACCCCCTTGGCTCCTACTTCAGAAATCACTGAAAACACAACTGTATTCGTCACACAAACTATTGATAATTGTGAGAGTCAAGATTTAATTTCAGTGGACATTATCATTGAAGGCGCTGCCGTAAATTTAAACCTTGTCGATGTAGCCGTTTGCGATATTACAACATCAACTAATTTTGATCTGACAACGCTGAGTAGTTATTTTCAATCATCTGTTACAATAACAGGCTGTTATAATTCCATTTTAGAGGCACAAAATAAAACAAATGAAATCCAAAATCTTATGGGTTTTGAAATTCAAAATGACGGACAAATCATTTATCTAAGAATCGAAACTTCTGATTGTGATGAAATACAACCCCTAGTCTTTACTTCAGGGAATTGCACAGTCGTAATCCCGCAAGCATTTTCTCCTAACAACGATCAATTTAACGATCATTTTAACATCCAAAATTTATACGGCGTACATCTCAATCATGTCTTGAAAATTTACAGCCGTCTTGGGGTATTGGTGTTTCAAGGAGATAATGACCAAAAATGGATGGGGTATTCCAAAGAAGGCGCGCTGGTTCCTGTAGGGACTTATTTCTATGTTCTTGAACTCAACAACGACACCAATGAACGGTTTGCTGGTTGGGTCTATTGTAACTATTAA
- a CDS encoding TonB-dependent receptor, which produces MKNLLSILALFLLTNSAFTQTIKGVVKDPNNNLLFGATVYNNTNSKSTITDEEGVFSIESEKGENKLVISYVGYTPKVINVDGNSRNLGTIVLENDSLDEVVISGTLRQVSKLKSAVQIELYTADFFRATPKASFFEAIEGINGVRPQLNCNICNTGDIHINGQEGANTMVLIDGLPLVSGLSTVYGLSGIPQSLIKQVEVIKGPASTLYGSEAIGGVINLITKLPENVHRFNIETYTTSWGELNLDLGAKYQLKTIQGLIGVNYFNYSNPIDNNGDGFTDLTLQHRISIFNKIKTKKNNVAFRYFYEDRWGGEMNWNSSHRGGNQVYGESIYTSRIELFGTYDVSENLFVQYSLNNHDQNSAYGTTLYNALQTIGFIQAVYSKTLKNHNLLFGATYRYTSYDDNTPATAEKEITSLPGVFIQDEWKLSDSQTLLSGIRYDKNSIYGDIWTPRLNYKWASKDESSIVRLGFGTGYRVVNVFTEDHAALTGARDVVFTEDILPEKSWNVNVNWNQKLYSKYGTIFDLDLSVFKTEFSNRILPDYETNPNQIIYSNLDGKSVTQGVTLNVNSLSANGLKINIGATFIDSKIIQNNETEYPFLTEKFSGNYRISYTIYKPKITFDLSGTVIGPMKLPLLGALDTRDPNSPIINIMNLQATYSFKEFEVYAGIKNIFNFKPAANSIARAFDPFDKDVEFGSNGQVVATPNNPNALSFDPSYVYYSNQGSNGFLGLRYYIK; this is translated from the coding sequence ATGAAAAACCTACTTTCAATTTTAGCTCTATTCTTGCTAACAAATTCAGCTTTCACACAAACCATAAAAGGAGTTGTTAAAGACCCAAATAATAATCTACTTTTTGGGGCTACTGTTTACAACAACACAAATAGTAAAAGTACGATTACGGATGAAGAGGGTGTATTTTCGATTGAGTCTGAAAAAGGTGAAAATAAGCTCGTCATATCCTATGTTGGCTATACGCCTAAAGTGATTAATGTCGATGGAAACAGTCGTAACCTCGGAACCATTGTATTGGAAAACGACAGTTTAGACGAAGTTGTTATTTCTGGGACGCTTCGTCAAGTTTCAAAACTTAAAAGCGCGGTTCAAATTGAACTCTATACCGCCGATTTTTTCAGAGCCACTCCAAAAGCGAGTTTCTTTGAGGCGATAGAAGGCATTAATGGCGTCAGACCCCAACTAAACTGTAATATCTGCAATACGGGAGACATTCACATCAACGGACAAGAAGGTGCCAACACCATGGTTCTGATTGACGGACTGCCCTTGGTTAGTGGGCTCTCTACGGTTTATGGACTGTCTGGAATTCCACAATCACTCATCAAACAAGTGGAAGTGATAAAGGGCCCTGCCTCTACCCTATACGGCTCTGAAGCCATTGGAGGCGTGATTAATTTAATCACAAAGCTCCCCGAAAATGTGCATCGCTTTAACATCGAGACCTATACCACCTCATGGGGCGAATTAAATTTAGATCTGGGTGCTAAGTATCAATTAAAAACCATCCAAGGCTTGATTGGTGTAAATTATTTTAACTATTCCAACCCAATTGATAATAATGGGGATGGATTTACCGATTTGACCTTACAACATCGGATATCCATTTTTAATAAGATTAAAACCAAAAAAAACAATGTCGCTTTTCGCTATTTTTATGAAGATAGATGGGGTGGTGAAATGAACTGGAATTCAAGTCACAGAGGCGGTAATCAAGTTTATGGCGAAAGTATTTACACCAGTAGAATAGAACTGTTTGGGACGTACGATGTTTCAGAAAATTTGTTTGTCCAATACAGTCTAAACAATCACGACCAAAATTCGGCTTATGGCACCACTTTATACAACGCATTGCAAACCATTGGCTTTATCCAAGCTGTTTATTCCAAAACACTAAAAAACCACAATCTTCTGTTTGGTGCAACCTATAGATATACAAGTTATGACGACAATACGCCTGCGACCGCAGAGAAAGAAATAACTTCGTTACCAGGGGTTTTTATTCAAGACGAATGGAAACTTAGCGATTCCCAAACCCTCCTCTCTGGTATTCGCTATGATAAAAATTCAATTTATGGAGATATTTGGACGCCAAGACTCAACTATAAATGGGCGAGTAAAGATGAAAGCTCCATTGTTCGCCTCGGATTTGGAACCGGATACAGAGTGGTCAATGTATTTACAGAAGACCATGCCGCTCTGACGGGCGCTAGAGATGTGGTATTTACCGAAGACATTCTCCCCGAAAAATCATGGAATGTAAATGTGAATTGGAATCAAAAACTGTATTCTAAATATGGAACTATTTTTGATTTGGACCTCAGTGTATTTAAAACTGAATTTTCAAATAGAATTCTTCCAGACTATGAAACCAATCCCAACCAGATTATTTATAGCAACTTAGACGGCAAATCGGTAACGCAAGGCGTGACCTTAAATGTCAATAGCCTGTCTGCAAACGGACTCAAAATAAATATAGGCGCTACATTTATAGATTCAAAAATCATTCAAAATAACGAAACCGAATACCCCTTCTTGACCGAGAAATTTTCAGGGAATTACAGAATAAGCTATACGATCTACAAGCCTAAAATCACATTTGACCTCTCTGGAACGGTCATTGGACCGATGAAACTCCCGTTGCTTGGTGCGCTGGACACAAGAGACCCAAACAGTCCAATCATCAATATAATGAACCTACAAGCAACCTATAGTTTTAAGGAGTTTGAGGTGTATGCTGGCATCAAAAATATCTTCAATTTTAAACCTGCTGCCAACAGTATTGCACGTGCTTTTGACCCTTTTGACAAAGACGTTGAATTTGGAAGTAACGGCCAAGTAGTCGCCACTCCAAATAACCCCAATGCATTGTCATTTGACCCCAGTTATGTGTATTACTCTAACCAAGGAAGCAATGGGTTTTTAGGACTCAGATACTATATAAAATAG
- a CDS encoding CotH kinase family protein yields MRYSYLVCLLLPLFTFSQIDHWESVVLPGDNWDYLVPTSQPSTNWNQLGFNASSWSTGPSGFGFGDEDDATVISPTMSVYIRKTFEITDATAVGYMVLDIDYDDGFVAYLNGQEIARNLVSGDVPAFNQSSDGNHEALLYQGYGPERFEVDPLLLDTGTNILAVQVHNQSIDSSDLSALPVLSLGITNSNYDYTTPPWWFVAPYVPVTVNFVSSNLPIVLIETDQGQEIPDEPKIDATMKIIYRDEGARNFLTDASDASTLDYDGAIKIEVRGSSSALLDKKQYAFTPYDELGEKVNVSLLDMPKENDWILNGLAYDASYIRDFISYKLSNLTGNYASRGRYCEVVLNGDFQGIYVLQEKLKADDSRININKIKETQLTLPKLTGGYITKTDKIEGLENVASWSMDNYGGYQSNFLHEHPKLTTIQPEQHEYIKGEFETLQAKVNAPSNSSITNGYPSVIDIPSFVDFILLNELASNADGYEFSTFFHKDRNGKLRAGPIWDFNLTYGNDLFFWGFDRSLTDIWQFDDDGNEGPKFWKDLFDDAVFKCYLTKRWQALTASGMPLNSVEIFAFIDATSTLISEAVERQETVTGTTGEFDQQIIDIKDFITERITWISGQLTDTSLCDAVTTPPLVISKINYNPLVDAALDSDDYEFIEIKNNSTSTINLTGIYFGGLGFTYQFENGATVSGGESIFLSNKSESFLLRYGFNSFGEFSRNLSNDSEDLILRDAYGNVIDKVKYKDVLPWPVDADGNGSFLKLVGLDLDNSLAASWIAREDTIGNLSVNPLQFGALVSLSPNPVSDKLNIKIDKGEISSIKLWSVHGKLYDTYNLNSQAFELDMSHFEDGLYLLQIQTDSEIVVKKIIKN; encoded by the coding sequence ATGCGTTATTCTTATTTAGTATGTCTTCTTTTACCATTATTTACGTTTTCACAAATTGACCATTGGGAAAGCGTTGTACTCCCTGGTGACAACTGGGATTACCTGGTGCCAACGTCACAACCCAGCACGAATTGGAATCAGTTGGGATTTAACGCTTCAAGTTGGAGTACAGGACCTTCCGGTTTTGGTTTTGGAGATGAGGACGATGCAACGGTTATATCCCCTACAATGTCTGTTTATATTCGTAAAACCTTTGAAATCACGGATGCTACGGCGGTTGGGTATATGGTTTTAGATATTGATTATGATGATGGTTTTGTGGCGTATTTAAATGGGCAAGAGATTGCAAGAAATTTGGTTTCAGGGGATGTTCCAGCGTTTAATCAGTCTAGTGATGGCAATCACGAAGCCTTATTGTATCAAGGCTATGGACCTGAACGTTTTGAAGTGGATCCATTACTTCTTGATACAGGAACAAATATTCTTGCGGTACAAGTGCATAACCAATCGATAGACTCGTCTGATTTGAGTGCACTTCCAGTACTGTCTTTAGGAATTACTAATTCTAATTATGACTACACTACTCCACCTTGGTGGTTTGTAGCTCCGTACGTTCCAGTGACTGTCAATTTTGTATCTTCTAATTTACCGATTGTTCTGATTGAAACAGATCAAGGTCAAGAGATTCCCGATGAACCTAAAATTGACGCCACTATGAAAATTATTTATAGAGATGAAGGCGCCCGTAATTTTTTGACGGATGCTAGTGATGCTTCAACTCTTGACTATGATGGTGCTATTAAAATTGAAGTTCGTGGCTCTTCGTCGGCTCTGTTGGACAAAAAACAATATGCGTTTACACCCTATGATGAACTCGGAGAAAAAGTAAATGTATCGCTTCTTGATATGCCCAAAGAAAACGACTGGATTTTGAATGGGCTTGCATATGATGCTTCGTACATAAGAGATTTTATCAGTTATAAGCTTTCAAATCTAACAGGGAATTATGCGTCCAGAGGCCGTTATTGTGAAGTGGTTTTAAATGGAGATTTTCAAGGTATTTATGTGTTGCAAGAAAAACTAAAAGCAGATGACAGTCGAATTAATATTAATAAAATTAAGGAAACCCAATTAACCCTTCCTAAACTTACGGGTGGCTATATCACCAAAACGGATAAGATTGAAGGCTTAGAAAATGTTGCATCATGGTCTATGGATAACTATGGAGGGTACCAAAGTAATTTTTTACATGAGCATCCAAAATTGACAACCATTCAGCCAGAACAACATGAGTATATTAAAGGCGAATTTGAAACACTGCAAGCCAAGGTAAATGCTCCAAGCAATAGCTCCATAACAAATGGGTATCCATCGGTTATCGATATCCCTTCTTTTGTAGATTTCATTCTGCTCAACGAATTGGCTTCCAATGCGGATGGGTATGAGTTCAGCACATTTTTTCATAAAGATCGCAATGGAAAACTAAGGGCAGGGCCTATTTGGGATTTTAATTTAACCTATGGTAATGATTTATTTTTTTGGGGGTTCGACAGGAGTCTCACTGATATTTGGCAGTTTGATGATGATGGAAATGAAGGTCCTAAATTTTGGAAAGACCTCTTTGATGATGCAGTATTTAAGTGCTATTTAACGAAGCGTTGGCAAGCGCTTACAGCATCCGGTATGCCATTAAATTCAGTCGAAATTTTTGCATTTATTGATGCGACTTCCACACTGATTTCGGAAGCGGTTGAACGTCAAGAAACAGTTACAGGAACAACAGGAGAGTTTGATCAGCAGATCATTGATATAAAAGATTTTATTACTGAGCGAATCACTTGGATTTCAGGCCAACTCACAGATACAAGTTTGTGCGATGCTGTAACAACGCCGCCTTTGGTGATTTCTAAAATTAATTACAATCCTTTGGTAGATGCAGCATTGGATTCGGATGATTATGAGTTTATTGAAATAAAAAATAACAGCACATCAACTATCAATTTGACAGGTATTTATTTTGGAGGCTTAGGTTTTACTTATCAGTTTGAAAACGGCGCCACTGTTTCTGGTGGGGAGTCGATTTTTTTATCTAATAAAAGTGAATCTTTCTTGTTACGCTACGGCTTTAATTCTTTTGGAGAGTTTTCTAGAAACCTATCCAATGATAGCGAAGATTTAATCTTAAGAGATGCCTATGGGAATGTCATTGATAAAGTTAAGTATAAAGATGTATTGCCATGGCCGGTAGATGCAGATGGAAATGGTTCTTTTCTGAAACTTGTTGGTTTGGATTTAGACAATAGTTTAGCAGCAAGTTGGATAGCACGAGAGGATACAATCGGAAATCTATCTGTAAACCCCCTCCAGTTTGGAGCTTTAGTCAGTCTCTCTCCAAATCCGGTTTCAGATAAATTAAACATAAAAATCGATAAAGGAGAAATTTCTAGCATCAAACTGTGGAGTGTTCATGGGAAATTATACGATACCTATAATTTAAATAGCCAAGCGTTTGAATTGGATATGAGTCATTTTGAAGATGGACTTTACCTTCTCCAAATTCAAACCGACAGTGAAATAGTTGTTAAGAAAATTATTAAGAATTAA
- a CDS encoding AI-2E family transporter translates to MNPNAITTAILKTIAILVGVFLLLFFLYQIQSVLVYIAIAAVIALVGRPINLFLKRKLKFPNGVAVLTTMTGFFLIFMGLISLFIPLIKKQGENLSLLNLEQLQDTIQNLISQINTFFLAHGINVLDEMKHYDLFENINVIPNFLNNIVGTIGTLSIGLFSVAFITFFLMKDTQIMENSLYVFTNKKSESKLRKSIETIRHLLSRYFIGLVFQITILFIIYSIILMIFGIENGIVIAFLCALLNLIPYIGPMIGCFLMLFLTMSSNLGLDFQTEILPKATYVLIGYVFAQLIDNFVSQPIIFSKSVKSHPLEIFLVIIIAGILFGVTGMILAIPTYTSLKVILKAFLADNKIVKSLTKEL, encoded by the coding sequence ATGAACCCAAACGCCATAACAACAGCTATTTTAAAAACCATCGCAATTCTTGTAGGAGTTTTTCTATTGCTCTTTTTTTTATATCAAATTCAATCGGTACTGGTCTATATTGCCATTGCTGCTGTGATTGCTCTCGTAGGAAGACCGATAAACCTTTTTTTGAAACGAAAATTAAAATTTCCAAACGGCGTAGCAGTGCTCACCACCATGACGGGATTCTTTTTAATATTCATGGGGCTCATCAGTCTTTTCATCCCCTTGATTAAAAAGCAGGGAGAAAACCTTTCTCTCTTAAACTTGGAACAACTTCAAGACACCATCCAGAATTTAATCTCCCAAATCAATACCTTCTTTTTAGCGCATGGCATAAATGTATTGGATGAAATGAAACACTACGACCTGTTTGAAAATATCAACGTCATTCCAAATTTTTTGAATAACATCGTTGGAACGATTGGAACCTTAAGTATTGGTTTATTTTCAGTGGCGTTTATCACCTTTTTCCTGATGAAAGACACCCAAATCATGGAAAATTCACTCTATGTATTCACCAACAAAAAAAGTGAATCCAAGTTGAGAAAATCCATAGAAACCATCAGGCATTTACTCTCTAGATATTTTATTGGATTGGTATTTCAAATCACCATTCTGTTTATTATTTACTCTATTATTTTGATGATTTTTGGAATCGAAAATGGGATTGTCATTGCATTTTTATGTGCATTACTAAATTTAATACCCTACATAGGGCCGATGATCGGTTGTTTTTTAATGCTCTTTTTAACGATGAGCAGCAACCTCGGATTGGACTTTCAAACTGAGATACTGCCAAAAGCAACCTATGTATTGATTGGCTATGTCTTTGCTCAACTCATTGACAATTTTGTAAGCCAACCCATCATTTTTTCAAAGAGTGTCAAGTCACACCCCCTTGAGATTTTTCTTGTCATCATCATCGCAGGCATCCTGTTTGGCGTCACCGGAATGATCCTAGCCATTCCCACCTACACCTCCCTAAAAGTAATTTTAAAAGCGTTTTTAGCGGATAATAAGATTGTCAAGTCGCTGACGAAGGAGTTGTGA
- a CDS encoding HlyD family secretion protein has protein sequence MSELLEDIELRSEEVQEILTKVPHWMVRWGNVLFLFLILLLCALSWIVKYPDVVVSEVILTTENPPQKEYAKVTGKIDTIFVSDSDNVSNQQPLAILENTANYKDVFFLKSILDTIQIQKHSFYVPIDELPILFLGDIDAAFSTFETNYIHYVLNKELKPFTNEALANKTTTSELNRQLRNLQGQKALHKQELEFKQKDLSRSKTLFEKGVVSEQDYETKQLEFLQAERVYKNMASSISQLREAISNSKNTSKGTEISSIREEKTLLKKVIQSFNQLQKSVKDWELKYVLSSKMVGKVSFLNYWSENQTVNQGDLVFTIIPKVNSSFIAKLKTPAQNLGKVKVGQNVNIKLHNYPDYEFGVLKGHVTHISEISNKDGFYTIDVSLPKTLITSYNKEIEFKQEMQGVAEIITEDLRLIERVFYQFKKIFKQ, from the coding sequence ATGTCAGAACTATTAGAAGACATAGAATTGAGAAGTGAGGAAGTTCAAGAGATTCTCACCAAAGTACCCCATTGGATGGTCCGTTGGGGGAATGTACTATTTCTGTTTTTGATACTATTGTTGTGTGCACTCTCGTGGATTGTTAAATACCCAGATGTTGTAGTTTCAGAAGTCATTTTAACCACCGAAAACCCTCCACAAAAAGAATATGCAAAAGTGACGGGTAAAATCGATACTATTTTTGTGAGCGATTCAGACAATGTGAGCAACCAACAACCCTTGGCTATTCTAGAAAATACAGCCAATTACAAGGATGTCTTTTTTCTGAAATCTATTTTGGATACGATACAGATTCAAAAACACTCGTTTTACGTTCCGATCGATGAACTTCCCATTTTGTTTTTAGGAGATATCGATGCGGCTTTTTCTACATTTGAAACGAATTACATTCACTATGTTTTGAATAAAGAACTAAAGCCCTTTACCAATGAGGCGCTCGCCAATAAAACGACGACTTCAGAATTGAACCGGCAGTTGAGAAATTTACAAGGACAAAAAGCACTCCATAAACAAGAATTAGAGTTCAAACAAAAAGATTTATCAAGAAGTAAAACACTTTTTGAGAAAGGAGTGGTTTCTGAACAAGATTATGAAACGAAGCAATTGGAGTTTTTGCAAGCGGAAAGAGTTTATAAAAATATGGCCTCTTCGATTTCTCAATTACGAGAAGCCATTTCAAACAGCAAAAACACCTCAAAAGGGACAGAGATTTCAAGTATTAGAGAAGAAAAGACATTGCTCAAAAAAGTGATTCAGTCTTTTAATCAACTTCAAAAAAGCGTGAAAGATTGGGAACTAAAATATGTATTAAGCTCAAAAATGGTCGGTAAAGTATCGTTCCTCAACTACTGGAGTGAAAATCAAACGGTGAATCAAGGGGATTTGGTTTTTACTATTATTCCAAAGGTAAATTCTTCTTTTATTGCCAAGCTAAAAACGCCTGCACAAAACTTAGGGAAAGTTAAAGTTGGTCAAAACGTAAACATAAAATTACACAATTACCCCGACTATGAATTTGGTGTTTTAAAAGGACACGTGACACATATTTCTGAAATTTCAAACAAGGATGGGTTTTATACGATTGATGTGTCACTGCCCAAAACACTAATTACTTCCTACAATAAAGAAATTGAGTTTAAACAAGAAATGCAGGGCGTTGCAGAAATTATCACAGAAGACTTGCGATTGATCGAGCGGGTGTTTTATCAATTTAAAAAAATATTTAAACAGTAA